Proteins encoded within one genomic window of Agelaius phoeniceus isolate bAgePho1 chromosome Z, bAgePho1.hap1, whole genome shotgun sequence:
- the LOC143692265 gene encoding serine/threonine-protein kinase PAK 3-like, with translation MEGVCAAAFTAFTVAYSGYFFTHLARHISRAWRESALWSPKGTSEPPVAVCLPEEEAQGEEDAQQSVPAATAGPEHAASSSTSSVLAPAGAAAEGSEGASSPQAGKCSGSSSCIWSTSSSSGSREQLGERTEDKCLAMLKMLVSEGDPEAEYTELETIGKGGFGTVCMAVETATGEEVAIKKISLLQESGSELCLNEIQVMRGNKHANLVNYVDSYLLDEELWLVMEYMDGGSLHDVIRETHLAEGEIAAVSRECLQGLDFLHSKQVIHRDVKSHNILLGLDGSVKLADFGLAAQLTAEQSKRRSAVGTTYWMAPEIFTRKLYGPKVDIWSFGIVGIEMVEGAPPYRMKTSRTVQELISSGGRPKLQKPRQQSAWLRDFLHCCLERDEDRRWSAQELLQHPFVTSAKPTSELTPLIMATQQFMANRRY, from the exons ATGGAGGGAGTGTGTGCTGCAGCTTTCACGGCTTTTACCGTGGCTTATTCCGGGTACTTTTTCACCCACCTGGCAC GTCACATCAGCCGTGCCTGGAGAGAATCTGCTCTTTGG agccCAAAGGGAACCTCGGAGCCTCCAGTGGCTGTGTGTCTTCCTGAAGAAGAGGCCCAAGGGGAGGAAGATGCCCAGCAAAGTGtacctgctgccactgcagggcctgagcaTGCAGCATCA AGCTCCACctcctctgtcctggcacctgcaggagctgcagcagaaggctCTGAAGGAGCCTCCAGTCCCCAAGCTGGCAAGTGCAGCGGGAGCAGCTCGTGCATCTGGAGCACCAGTagctcctctggcagcagagagcagctgggagagaggacAGAGGACAAGTGCCTGGCCATGCTGA agatgcTGGTGAGCGAGGGAGATCCTGAGGCTGAATACACAGAGCTGGAAACCATTGGCAAAGG gGGTTTCGGCACGGTGTGCATGGCAGTGGAGACTGCCACAGGAGAAGAG GTGGCCATAAAGAAAATTAGTCTCCTGCAAGAGAGCGGCAGTGAACTGTGCCTGAATGAAATCCAGGTCATGCGTGGCAATAAGCACGCCAACCTTGTCAACTATGTAGACAG CTACCTGCTGGACGAGGAACTCTGGCTCGTGATGGAATACATGGACGGAGGTTCCTTACACGATGTCATCAGGGAGACTCACCTGGCAGAAGGAGAGATAGCAGCTGTCTCTCGGGAG tgcctgcaaggccTGGATTTCCTTCACTCCAAGCAAGTGATCCACCGGGACGTCAAAAGCCACAACATTCTCCTGGGTCTGGACGGATCCGTCAAGTTGG ctgattttggccttGCTGCTCAGCTGACCGCTGAGCAGAGCAAACGGAGATCAGCTGTTGGGACCACTTACTGGATGGCGCCAGAAATCTTCACCAGGAAGCTCtatggccccaaagtggacatctggtccttTGGCATTGTGGGGATCGAGATGGTGGAAGGGGCGCCTCCTTACCGGATGAAAACCTCCCGCACG GTTCAAGAGCTGATCAGCAGCGGGGGCAGGCCAAAGCTGCAGAAGCCCAGGCAGCAGTCGGCGTGGTTGCGAGActttctgcactgctgcctggagagggacgaggacaggcgctggtctgcccaggaactGCTGCAG CATCCGTTTGTAACATCAGCCAAGCCGACCTCCGAGCTGACGCCTCTGATCATGGCCACGCAGCAGTTTATGGCCAACAGGAGATACTAG
- the LOC143692263 gene encoding serine/threonine-protein kinase PAK 3-like, with amino-acid sequence MEGVCAAAFTAFTVAYSGYFFTHLARHISRAWRESALWSPKGTSEPPVAVCLPEEEAQGEEDAQQSVPAATAGPEHAASSSTSSVLAPAGAAAEGSEGASSPQAGKCSGSSSCIWSTSSSSGSREQLGERTEDKCLAMLKMLVSEGDPEAEYTELETIGKGGFGTVCMAVETATGEEVAIKKISLLQESGSELCLNEIQVMRGNKHANLVNYVDSYLLDEELWLVMEYMDGGSLHDVIRETRLAEGEIAAVSRECLQGLDFLHSKQVIHRDVKSHNILLGLDGSVKLADFGLAAQLTAEQSKRRSAVGTTYWMAPEIFTRKLYGPKVDIWSFGIVGIEMVEGAPPYRMKTSRTVQELISSGGRPKLQKPRQQSAWLRDFLHCCLERDEDRRWSAQELLQHPFVTSAKPTSELTPLIMATQQFMANRRY; translated from the exons ATGGAGGGAGTGTGTGCTGCAGCTTTCACGGCTTTTACCGTGGCTTATTCCGGGTACTTTTTCACCCACCTGGCAC GTCACATCAGCCGTGCCTGGAGAGAATCTGCTCTTTGG agccCAAAGGGAACCTCGGAGCCTCCAGTGGCTGTGTGTCTTCCTGAAGAAGAGGCCCAAGGGGAGGAAGATGCCCAGCAAAGTGtacctgctgccactgcagggcctgagcaTGCAGCATCA AGCTCCACctcctctgtcctggcacctgcaggagctgcagcagaaggctCTGAAGGAGCCTCCAGTCCCCAAGCTGGCAAGTGCAGCGGGAGCAGCTCGTGCATCTGGAGCACCAGTagctcctctggcagcagagagcagctgggagagaggacAGAGGACAAGTGCCTGGCCATGCTGA agatgcTGGTGAGCGAGGGAGATCCTGAGGCTGAATACACAGAGCTGGAAACCATTGGCAAAGG gGGTTTCGGCACGGTGTGCATGGCAGTGGAGACTGCCACAGGAGAAGAG GTGGCCATAAAGAAAATTAGTCTCCTGCAAGAGAGCGGCAGCGAACTGTGCCTGAATGAAATCCAGGTCATGCGTGGCAATAAGCACGCCAACCTTGTCAACTATGTAGACAG CTACCTGCTGGACGAGGAACTCTGGCTCGTGATGGAATACATGGACGGAGGTTCCTTACACGATGTCATCAGGGAGACTCGCCTGGCAGAAGGAGAGATAGCAGCTGTCTCTCGGGAG tgcctgcaaggccTGGATTTCCTTCACTCCAAGCAAGTGATCCACCGGGACGTCAAAAGCCACAACATTCTCCTGGGTCTGGACGGATCCGTCAAGTTGG ctgattttggccttGCTGCTCAGCTGACCGCTGAGCAGAGCAAACGGAGATCAGCTGTTGGGACCACTTACTGGATGGCGCCAGAAATCTTCACCAGGAAGCTCtatggccccaaagtggacatctggtccttTGGCATTGTGGGGATCGAGATGGTGGAAGGGGCGCCTCCTTACCGGATGAAAACCTCCCGCACG GTTCAAGAGCTGATCAGCAGCGGGGGCAGGCCAAAGCTGCAGAAGCCCAGGCAGCAGTCGGCGTGGTTGCGAGActttctgcactgctgcctggagagggacgaggacaggcgctggtctgcccaggaactGCTGCAG CATCCGTTTGTAACATCAGCCAAGCCGACCTCCGAGCTGACGCCTCTGATCATGGCCACGCAGCAGTTTATGGCCAACAGGAGATACTAG
- the LOC143692264 gene encoding serine/threonine-protein kinase PAK 3-like, with the protein MEGVCAAAFTAFTVAYSGYFFTHLARHISRAWRESALWSPKGTSEPPVAVCLPEEEAQGEEDAQQSVPAATAGPEHAASSSTSSVLAPAGAAAEGSEGASSPQAGKCSGSSSCIWSTSSSSGSREQLGERTEDKCLAMLKMLVSEGDPEAEYTELETIGKGGFGTVCMAVETATGEEVAIKKISLLQESSSELCLNEIQVMRGNKHANLVNYVDSYLLDEELWLVMEYMDGGSLHDVIRETRLAEGEIAAVSRECLQGLDFLHSKQVIHRDVKSHNILLGLDGSVKLADFGLAAQLTAEQSKRRSAVGTTYWMAPEIFTRKLYGPKVDIWSFGIVGIEMVEGAPPYRMKTSRTVQELISSGGRPKLQKPRQQSAWLRDFLHCCLERDEDRRWSAQELLQHPFVTSAKPTSELTPLIMATQQFMANRRY; encoded by the exons ATGGAGGGAGTGTGTGCTGCAGCTTTCACGGCTTTTACCGTGGCTTATTCCGGGTACTTTTTCACCCACCTGGCAC GTCACATCAGCCGTGCCTGGAGAGAATCTGCTCTTTGG agccCAAAGGGAACCTCGGAGCCTCCAGTGGCTGTGTGTCTTCCTGAAGAAGAGGCCCAAGGGGAGGAAGATGCCCAGCAAAGTGtacctgctgccactgcagggcctgagcaTGCAGCATCA AGCTCCACctcctctgtcctggcacctgcaggagctgcagcagaaggctCTGAAGGAGCCTCCAGTCCCCAAGCTGGCAAGTGCAGCGGGAGCAGCTCGTGCATCTGGAGCACCAGTagctcctctggcagcagagagcagctgggagagaggacAGAGGACAAGTGCCTGGCCATGCTGA agatgcTGGTGAGCGAGGGAGATCCTGAGGCTGAATACACAGAGCTGGAAACCATTGGCAAAGG gGGTTTCGGCACGGTGTGCATGGCAGTGGAGACTGCCACAGGAGAAGAG GTGGCCATAAAGAAAATTAGTCTCCTGCAAGAGAGCAGCAGCGAACTGTGCCTGAATGAAATCCAGGTCATGCGTGGCAATAAGCACGCCAACCTTGTCAACTATGTAGACAG CTACCTGCTGGACGAGGAACTCTGGCTCGTGATGGAATACATGGACGGAGGTTCCTTACACGATGTCATCAGGGAGACTCGCCTGGCAGAAGGAGAGATAGCAGCTGTCTCTCGGGAG tgcctgcaaggccTGGATTTCCTTCACTCCAAGCAAGTGATCCACCGGGACGTCAAAAGCCACAACATTCTCCTGGGTCTGGACGGATCCGTCAAGTTGG ctgattttggccttGCTGCTCAGCTGACCGCTGAGCAGAGCAAACGGAGATCAGCTGTTGGGACCACTTACTGGATGGCGCCAGAAATCTTCACCAGGAAGCTCtatggccccaaagtggacatctggtccttTGGCATTGTGGGGATCGAGATGGTGGAAGGGGCGCCTCCTTACCGGATGAAAACCTCCCGCACG GTTCAAGAGCTGATCAGCAGCGGGGGCAGGCCAAAGCTGCAGAAGCCCAGGCAGCAGTCGGCGTGGTTGCGAGActttctgcactgctgcctggagagggacgaggacaggcgctggtctgcccaggaactGCTGCAG CATCCGTTTGTAACATCAGCCAAGCCGACCTCCGAGCTGACGCCTCTGATCATGGCCACGCAGCAGTTTATGGCCAACAGGAGATACTAG